A window of the Herpetosiphon gulosus genome harbors these coding sequences:
- a CDS encoding GNAT family N-acetyltransferase has translation MPELYLRPIEEADLASFFEQQQDPVAIHMAAFTSADPSDYAAFQAHWHNIMADDRIIKRSIIWDQNLIGHIAQFKQFGEPELTYWLDRAYWGRGLASQAVQLLLNEIPTRPLFARVVQDNHGSLRVLTKAGFQIIGQDTGFAHGRDSDVAEYVLRLD, from the coding sequence ATGCCAGAATTGTATTTACGCCCAATTGAAGAGGCTGATCTTGCCAGCTTTTTCGAGCAGCAACAAGATCCAGTGGCAATTCACATGGCTGCCTTTACCTCCGCAGATCCCAGCGATTATGCTGCCTTCCAAGCTCATTGGCACAACATTATGGCTGATGATCGGATCATCAAACGCTCAATTATCTGGGATCAGAACCTGATTGGCCATATTGCCCAATTTAAACAATTTGGCGAGCCAGAATTGACCTATTGGCTGGATCGCGCCTATTGGGGGCGAGGGCTGGCAAGCCAAGCAGTCCAATTATTGCTCAACGAAATTCCCACGCGGCCCTTGTTTGCGCGGGTTGTGCAAGATAATCATGGATCACTGCGAGTGCTAACCAAAGCTGGCTTTCAAATTATCGGCCAAGATACGGGTTTTGCGCATGGTCGGGACAGTGACGTGGCCGAATATGTGCTACGGCTTGATTAA
- the pepF gene encoding oligoendopeptidase F, producing MTTAATVPTRQEVALADTWDATKVFASDAEWEQALDAYAQSIADIEQYQGRLAEGAATLLAALNYSDQLNERVGKLYIYASLFYSVDTTDQVAKAKMDRVLGVYSRTMASSAFIEPEIIAIGFATLKQWQAENADLARYGQYFHDVERRQAHVRSAEVEQVLGLVSDAFDSANSTHRILTDADLAYPAAHGANGLELELTQGTIGLLVTDPDREVRRTAFENYSDAHLANKNTMANCLATCVKQHVFNARVRNYSSALAAALGENNIPTDVFHQLVATVRKNYPTWHRYWRLRRQALGYDQLYVYDIKAPLTTKKLEIPYTEAVDWIVAGMQPLGEGYTSVAKRGLLEDRWVDIYPNKGKSAGAFSSGWKGTPPYILMNYNNDIFGMSTLAHELGHSMHSYLTWQNQPTIYSNYGLFVAEVASNFNQALVRNHLFNTNQDPDFQIALIEEAMSNFHRYFFIMPILAQFELEIHERGQRGEPLTAATLNGIMFDLFREGYGEEVVPDAERMGITWATFSGHMYANFYVYQYATGIAAAHALAEGVLAGKPDAQANYLAFLSAGSSLAPLDALKLAGVDMTSAEPVEAAFRVLASYVDRLEQLLGNQ from the coding sequence ATGACAACCGCTGCAACAGTGCCAACCCGTCAGGAAGTAGCCCTCGCCGATACCTGGGATGCAACCAAAGTTTTTGCTTCTGATGCTGAATGGGAACAAGCACTTGATGCCTATGCCCAATCGATTGCCGACATTGAGCAATACCAAGGCCGTTTGGCTGAAGGCGCAGCAACGCTTTTAGCGGCGCTGAATTATTCCGATCAGCTCAACGAGCGGGTTGGCAAGCTCTATATTTATGCCAGCCTGTTTTATAGCGTCGATACCACCGACCAAGTAGCCAAAGCCAAAATGGATCGGGTGTTGGGGGTTTATTCGCGCACCATGGCTAGTTCGGCGTTTATCGAACCAGAAATTATTGCGATTGGCTTTGCAACGCTCAAGCAATGGCAAGCAGAAAACGCCGATTTGGCCCGCTATGGTCAATATTTTCATGATGTTGAGCGGCGGCAAGCTCATGTGCGTTCAGCCGAAGTTGAGCAAGTCTTGGGCTTGGTTAGCGATGCCTTCGATTCAGCCAACTCGACGCATCGCATTTTGACCGATGCTGATTTGGCATATCCCGCAGCCCATGGCGCTAATGGGCTTGAATTAGAGCTAACTCAAGGCACAATTGGTCTGTTGGTCACCGACCCTGATCGTGAAGTTCGACGCACAGCCTTTGAAAACTACAGTGATGCCCATTTGGCCAACAAAAATACTATGGCTAATTGTTTGGCAACTTGTGTTAAGCAGCATGTTTTCAATGCTCGCGTGCGCAACTATAGTTCAGCCTTGGCCGCCGCACTTGGCGAAAACAACATCCCAACCGATGTGTTTCATCAATTGGTGGCCACGGTGCGCAAAAACTACCCGACCTGGCATCGCTACTGGCGCTTACGCCGCCAAGCCTTGGGCTATGATCAATTGTATGTCTACGATATCAAAGCGCCATTAACCACCAAAAAGCTTGAAATTCCTTACACCGAAGCCGTCGATTGGATTGTTGCGGGCATGCAGCCGTTGGGCGAAGGCTACACCAGCGTGGCCAAACGTGGCCTGTTGGAAGATCGTTGGGTCGATATTTACCCCAACAAAGGCAAGAGTGCTGGGGCGTTTTCGAGTGGCTGGAAAGGTACGCCGCCCTATATCTTGATGAATTACAACAACGATATTTTTGGTATGAGCACCTTGGCCCACGAGCTTGGCCACTCGATGCACTCATATCTAACATGGCAAAACCAACCAACGATTTACAGCAACTATGGCTTGTTTGTGGCCGAAGTGGCTTCAAACTTTAATCAAGCTTTGGTGCGCAACCACCTGTTTAATACCAACCAAGACCCCGATTTCCAAATTGCCTTGATCGAAGAAGCCATGAGCAACTTCCATCGCTATTTCTTCATCATGCCAATTTTGGCCCAATTTGAGCTGGAAATCCACGAACGCGGCCAACGGGGCGAACCATTAACCGCTGCGACCCTCAACGGCATCATGTTTGATCTGTTCCGTGAAGGCTATGGCGAGGAAGTTGTGCCCGATGCCGAGCGTATGGGAATTACTTGGGCAACCTTCTCAGGCCATATGTATGCCAACTTCTATGTTTATCAATATGCCACAGGGATTGCCGCAGCTCACGCGTTGGCTGAAGGCGTGTTGGCGGGCAAGCCCGATGCTCAAGCCAACTATTTGGCCTTCTTGAGTGCTGGTAGCTCGTTAGCACCATTGGATGCGCTGAAATTGGCTGGGGTCGATATGACTTCCGCTGAGCCAGTTGAAGCAGCCTTCCGCGTGCTGGCTAGCTATGTTGATCGCCTAGAACAATTACTTGGCAATCAATAA
- a CDS encoding DUF3291 domain-containing protein has protein sequence MADYQLAQLNIGTIKAPLDTPLMADFTNNLDRINGLAEASEGFVWRLKDDSGNATDYRPLDPLTIVNMSVWQNLDALMQYVYKSEHVAIMRRRKEWFERMETAFMVLWWVPAGHEPTVAEALERLEYLRNNGESSYAFSFRKPFAAPDSVQVVKA, from the coding sequence ATGGCCGACTATCAGCTTGCCCAACTCAATATTGGCACGATCAAAGCCCCATTAGATACGCCACTCATGGCCGATTTTACCAATAATTTGGATCGAATTAATGGCTTAGCCGAGGCCTCTGAGGGCTTTGTTTGGCGCTTAAAAGACGATTCGGGTAATGCCACCGATTATCGCCCGCTCGACCCGCTAACAATTGTCAATATGTCGGTTTGGCAAAATCTTGACGCGCTGATGCAGTATGTCTACAAATCGGAGCATGTGGCAATTATGCGACGGCGCAAAGAATGGTTTGAGCGAATGGAAACAGCGTTTATGGTACTATGGTGGGTTCCCGCTGGCCATGAGCCAACCGTAGCCGAGGCCTTAGAGCGCTTGGAATATTTGCGCAACAACGGCGAGAGTAGCTATGCGTTTAGTTTTCGTAAGCCCTTTGCTGCGCCAGATAGTGTGCAAGTGGTTAAGGCTTAA